One window of Electrophorus electricus isolate fEleEle1 chromosome 24, fEleEle1.pri, whole genome shotgun sequence genomic DNA carries:
- the LOC113581275 gene encoding nicotinamide/nicotinic acid mononucleotide adenylyltransferase 1, whose amino-acid sequence MALQERIKVVLLACGSFNPITNMHLRMFELARDYLEDTGRYQVVKGIISPVGDAYKKKGLIEALHRVEMARLATETSNWITVDDWESQQAEWVETAKVVRHHHAELFADKNQAEVDTVRFGKRSRLEENDDICQSSSIDPSRTAAPELKLLCGADVLESFSVPHLWKHDDIAEIVGRYGLVCITRSGCDAEKFVYQSDVLHKHRRNIHIVREWVTNEISATHVRRALCRGQSVRYLLPDHVLDYIHHLGLYSDESEKKNANVILAPLQSFLFFEIH is encoded by the exons ATGGCACTGCAGGAGAGAATCAAAGTGGTTCTGTTAGCCTGTGGCTCTTTTAACCCCATCACAAACATGCACCTACGTATGTTTGAGCTCGCACGGGATTACCTGGAGGACACTG gaAGGTACCAGGTGGTAAAAGGCATCATCTCACCTGTCGGTGATGCCTATAAGAAGAAGGGTCTGATTGAGGCTCTCCATCGGGTGGAGATGGCCAGACTGGCTACGGAGACCTCCAACTGGATTACTGTGGATGACTGGGAGAGTCAGCAGGCCGAGTGGGTGGAGACAGCCAAGGTCGTCAG GCACCATCACGCTGAACTGTTTGCAGACAAGAATCAAGCTGAGGTGGACACCGTGAGGTTTGGGAAGAGAAGCAGGCTGGAGGAGAATGATGATATATGCCAAAGTTCCTCTATAGATCCCAGCAGAACAG CTGCTCCTGAGCTGAAGCTGCTGTGTGGAGCTGATGTGCTCGAGTCTTTCAGCGTGCCCCACCTGTGGAAGCACGACGATATCGCCGAGATTGTCGGCCGCTACGGCCTGGTGTGCATCACCAGGAGCGGCTGCGATGCCGAGAAGTTCGTCTACCAATCAGACGTGCTGCACAAGCATCGCAGGAACATCCACATCGTGAGGGAGTGGGTGACCAACGAAATCTCAGCCACCCACGTGAGACGCGCTCTGTGTAGAGGCCAGAGTGTGCGGTACCTGTTGCCAGACCATGTGCTGGACTACATCCACCACCTGGGCCTGTACAGTGATGAGAGTGAGAAGAAGAACGCCAATGTTATCCTAGCTCCTCTCCAGAG ttttttgttctttgaaatCCACTGA